Proteins encoded by one window of Anaerosporomusa subterranea:
- a CDS encoding ABC transporter permease subunit has protein sequence MTNLWQKTTDKYGFPKVCITLFLLLLVALAVMLKQDIAAMFTDSLVRIAMNGILVLAMVPSIVSGTGINFGLSLGIITGLLAGCISIELDLRGMTAFVWAMLMSLPMSIVVGYLYGWLLNKVKGDEMTVGTYVGFSIVSLMSIGWMAIPFTSPEMVWAIGGSGLRSTIALSGRFAKVLDSWMAIPFFGSKIPTGALLFFALFCFFIWLFLRSKTGMAMMAAGDNAKFATASGINVNRQRMIGTILSTSLGGIGILVYAQSFGFLQLYQAPLMMPFAATAAILIGGATAKKATISHVISGAILFQALLTISLPVINDLLPVGNLSEVIRIIVSNGVILYALTKVGGGH, from the coding sequence ATGACTAATTTGTGGCAGAAGACGACAGACAAATACGGTTTTCCTAAAGTTTGCATAACGCTATTCCTACTGCTATTAGTTGCTTTGGCTGTCATGCTGAAACAGGACATTGCAGCTATGTTTACTGACTCGTTAGTCCGGATTGCGATGAACGGAATTTTGGTACTGGCAATGGTGCCGAGCATTGTCAGCGGAACTGGGATCAACTTTGGCCTTTCACTAGGAATTATCACCGGACTTCTGGCTGGCTGTATCAGTATTGAACTCGATCTTCGCGGGATGACGGCATTCGTCTGGGCGATGCTTATGTCCTTGCCGATGTCGATAGTTGTTGGTTATCTCTATGGTTGGCTGCTCAATAAAGTCAAAGGCGATGAAATGACGGTAGGCACCTATGTAGGCTTTTCGATTGTTTCACTGATGTCGATCGGCTGGATGGCAATTCCGTTCACCAGTCCCGAAATGGTCTGGGCGATTGGCGGTTCAGGACTACGCAGTACGATTGCTCTATCTGGACGATTTGCGAAGGTTCTTGACAGCTGGATGGCTATCCCCTTCTTTGGTTCGAAAATACCGACGGGCGCGTTATTGTTCTTTGCCTTGTTCTGTTTCTTTATCTGGTTGTTCCTACGGTCAAAAACCGGTATGGCAATGATGGCGGCTGGTGATAATGCCAAATTCGCAACAGCATCAGGGATAAACGTCAACCGGCAGCGCATGATTGGCACGATTCTTTCGACTTCACTGGGGGGAATCGGCATACTCGTTTATGCGCAAAGCTTTGGCTTCTTGCAGCTATATCAGGCGCCGTTGATGATGCCCTTTGCGGCGACAGCCGCCATTCTGATCGGCGGCGCGACCGCTAAAAAGGCAACTATTTCGCATGTCATTTCGGGAGCGATTCTGTTCCAGGCATTGCTGACGATTTCGCTGCCGGTTATTAATGATTTATTGCCTGTCGGCAATTTGTCTGAAGTTATTCGGATCATAGTCAGTAACGGCGTTATCTTGTACGCTTTAACGAAGGTAGGGGGCGGTCACTGA
- a CDS encoding ABC transporter ATP-binding protein: MRIVIEDVTKTYPGTNGESLTALDQINLTINPEEFVVLVGPSGCGKSTLLNMVGGLLSPSSGSIYVEGLTEDRDPAIGVVFQEIGLFPWRTVSQNIAFGLEELGLSAEEQAKRLSRYMTLVGLNGFEQSYPHQLSGGMRQRVGIARALAIEPDVLLMDEPFSALDAQTRTLMQEELLDIWHKTRLSTLYVTHNIQEAVYLADRVVVLSRRPGRIIRIISIEMPKRERGSAAYSAQFAEYADKIWGLIRKDAEDALREGIS, from the coding sequence ATGAGAATTGTAATTGAAGATGTTACAAAAACTTATCCAGGTACTAACGGCGAGTCGTTAACAGCGCTTGATCAGATCAATCTGACAATCAATCCTGAGGAATTTGTTGTCTTGGTTGGCCCTTCCGGTTGTGGTAAATCCACCCTGCTTAATATGGTAGGCGGATTGCTCAGCCCTAGTTCAGGAAGCATCTATGTCGAAGGTTTGACTGAAGACCGGGATCCTGCAATTGGTGTCGTCTTTCAGGAAATTGGTCTGTTCCCCTGGCGTACCGTTTCACAAAACATTGCATTTGGCTTGGAAGAACTAGGGCTATCAGCTGAAGAACAGGCTAAGCGTCTTTCCCGGTATATGACACTAGTTGGGCTTAACGGTTTCGAACAGAGCTATCCTCACCAGTTATCCGGCGGTATGCGCCAACGGGTAGGTATTGCCCGGGCACTGGCGATAGAACCGGATGTATTGCTGATGGATGAGCCGTTTTCGGCGCTTGATGCCCAGACGCGAACACTGATGCAAGAGGAATTGCTTGATATTTGGCATAAGACCCGGTTGAGCACTCTCTATGTTACACACAATATTCAAGAAGCGGTTTATCTAGCTGACAGGGTAGTCGTGCTATCGCGCCGACCTGGCCGGATCATCCGCATCATCTCGATTGAAATGCCAAAACGGGAACGGGGATCAGCGGCGTACAGCGCCCAGTTTGCTGAATATGCTGATAAAATATGGGGCTTGATCCGCAAAGATGCAGAGGATGCCTTGCGGGAGGGGATTAGCTGA
- a CDS encoding DUF3798 domain-containing protein — translation MLKKWVALLVAAILMLGLVGCGKSSTPTEAPKKKAKIGIITGTVAQNEEEIRAAEKMVQKYGKDVILMKTYPDNFMKEQETTISNLLAFAADPDVKAIVMVQAVPGAAAGFEKVREKRPDILLIGGVPAEDPDMIGRKADIVLQADELAMGRTIPAQAKKMGADTIVHYSFPRHMSYPMLAARRDIMKQESEKLGLKFIDATAPDPLGDAGVPGAQQFILEDVPRKVKEFGKKVNFFSTNCAMQEPLIKATLETGAIYAQQCCPSPFHGYPGALGIKIPKEKAGDMAYINDQIKAAIKEKGGSGKFATWPVKINMLFVEAGAEYAKDWIDGKIKTKNDKDALVKKLNDIAGTPITATTYSGKDKAGKDVKFDNFYMVLSEYIIY, via the coding sequence GTGTTGAAAAAATGGGTAGCCCTGTTAGTGGCCGCGATCTTAATGCTGGGCCTTGTTGGCTGCGGAAAATCGTCAACTCCTACTGAAGCACCGAAGAAAAAAGCGAAGATTGGCATCATTACCGGTACTGTTGCACAAAATGAGGAAGAAATCCGTGCCGCAGAAAAAATGGTTCAAAAGTATGGCAAAGATGTCATTCTCATGAAAACCTATCCTGACAACTTTATGAAAGAGCAAGAAACTACAATTTCCAACCTGCTGGCGTTCGCAGCCGACCCTGATGTAAAAGCAATTGTTATGGTTCAAGCCGTCCCAGGTGCTGCAGCCGGCTTTGAAAAAGTCAGAGAGAAACGGCCTGACATTCTGCTGATTGGTGGCGTACCTGCCGAAGATCCTGACATGATTGGCAGAAAGGCTGACATTGTTCTCCAAGCTGATGAGCTAGCCATGGGTCGCACCATTCCAGCCCAAGCCAAGAAAATGGGCGCAGATACTATCGTTCACTACTCTTTCCCGCGCCATATGTCCTATCCGATGCTGGCAGCAAGACGGGACATCATGAAACAGGAAAGTGAAAAGCTTGGTCTGAAATTCATTGACGCTACTGCTCCCGATCCCCTTGGCGACGCAGGCGTTCCCGGCGCACAACAGTTTATTCTTGAAGACGTTCCCCGCAAAGTAAAAGAATTTGGCAAGAAAGTCAACTTCTTCAGCACTAACTGTGCAATGCAAGAACCGCTCATTAAGGCGACTCTCGAAACTGGCGCAATCTATGCTCAACAGTGCTGCCCCAGCCCGTTCCATGGCTATCCGGGCGCTCTAGGCATTAAGATTCCGAAGGAAAAAGCTGGCGACATGGCCTATATCAACGATCAAATTAAAGCTGCAATCAAAGAAAAAGGCGGCAGCGGAAAATTTGCGACTTGGCCTGTTAAGATTAACATGCTGTTCGTTGAAGCTGGCGCTGAATATGCTAAAGACTGGATCGACGGCAAAATTAAAACAAAAAATGATAAAGACGCCCTCGTGAAGAAACTGAACGATATCGCTGGCACCCCGATTACTGCTACTACATACTCTGGCAAAGATAAAGCCGGTAAAGACGTCAAGTTTGACAACTTCTACATGGTGCTATCTGAATACATCATTTACTAA
- a CDS encoding sugar ABC transporter ATP-binding protein — MAAENILEMHNIEKEYFGNRVLKGVSLTVKQGEIHALVGENGAGKSTLMNILFGMPVIYSTGGIKGEVVFDGSPTEIKSPRAALELGIGMVHQEFMLLPGFSITENIKLNREVTKHNTVSKLMGSSKLQTLDMAAMGKDAKKALDSLGMNVDEWLPIAGLPVGYMQFVEIAREIDKENIKLLVFDEPTAVLTESEADKLLAVMKKLAAHGIAILFITHRLDEVLAVADSITVLRDGEKVGFMTQQDATIEKIAEMMVGRKIEHMNQATKEAQQEEAVALSVRNMSVNMPGEVVKNISLDIKKGEIIGIGGLAGQGKIGIANGIMGLYPAQGELLKDGVVMKMNTPRDAIENKLAFVSEDRRGVGLLLDNSIETNIVMTAMQIQEKFLKPLLGIHVIKMADSAHIRKHALKLIQDLDIRCTGPTQLTRRLSGGNQQKVCIARALTLEPEILFVSEPTRGIDIGAKKLVLDLLVKLNRDLGMTIVVTSSELGELRSICDRIAIVYEGRLETILSPTAPDLDYGLAMAGKYQQHSREAV; from the coding sequence ATGGCTGCGGAAAACATTCTCGAAATGCACAACATAGAGAAAGAATATTTTGGTAACAGAGTACTTAAAGGTGTGAGTCTCACTGTCAAGCAGGGTGAGATTCACGCACTTGTTGGTGAAAACGGCGCTGGAAAATCCACTCTGATGAATATCTTATTTGGTATGCCGGTTATTTACAGTACAGGCGGCATCAAAGGCGAAGTAGTATTTGATGGCTCTCCTACTGAAATTAAATCACCACGGGCAGCGTTGGAACTAGGTATCGGTATGGTACATCAAGAGTTTATGTTGCTGCCTGGCTTCAGTATCACTGAAAACATTAAACTGAACCGAGAAGTGACTAAACACAATACAGTCAGTAAACTGATGGGATCATCTAAACTGCAGACTTTGGATATGGCGGCCATGGGAAAAGACGCAAAAAAAGCGCTAGATTCTTTGGGGATGAATGTTGACGAATGGCTGCCTATTGCCGGTTTGCCAGTTGGCTATATGCAATTTGTCGAGATTGCCCGTGAAATCGATAAAGAGAATATTAAATTGCTGGTCTTTGATGAACCGACTGCTGTGTTGACAGAAAGTGAAGCAGACAAGCTATTGGCTGTCATGAAGAAACTAGCGGCTCATGGCATCGCGATACTATTTATTACTCACCGGTTGGATGAAGTGCTAGCGGTAGCTGACAGCATAACTGTTTTACGGGATGGCGAAAAAGTTGGCTTTATGACTCAGCAAGATGCGACGATTGAAAAAATTGCAGAGATGATGGTCGGGCGGAAAATTGAACACATGAACCAAGCGACTAAAGAAGCTCAGCAAGAGGAAGCAGTCGCTCTTTCTGTCCGAAATATGAGCGTAAACATGCCTGGTGAAGTTGTTAAAAATATATCGCTTGATATAAAGAAAGGCGAAATCATCGGTATTGGCGGTTTGGCTGGTCAAGGGAAAATCGGTATAGCCAATGGTATTATGGGCTTATACCCGGCGCAGGGTGAGTTGCTCAAAGATGGGGTAGTCATGAAAATGAACACCCCGCGTGACGCAATTGAAAATAAACTGGCTTTTGTGTCCGAGGACCGGCGAGGAGTTGGTCTGCTTCTTGATAACTCGATCGAAACAAATATTGTTATGACAGCAATGCAGATACAAGAAAAATTCCTCAAGCCGCTGCTTGGTATTCATGTCATTAAGATGGCTGACAGTGCGCATATTCGTAAACATGCCCTTAAACTTATCCAGGACTTGGACATCCGTTGCACTGGACCTACTCAGTTGACCCGAAGATTGAGCGGCGGCAACCAGCAGAAAGTTTGTATTGCGAGGGCGCTGACCTTAGAACCTGAAATCTTGTTTGTGTCAGAGCCAACGCGCGGTATTGACATTGGCGCCAAAAAGCTGGTGCTCGATTTACTGGTTAAATTGAACCGTGACCTAGGTATGACGATTGTGGTCACCTCCAGTGAGCTTGGCGAGCTGCGTTCGATCTGTGACCGTATTGCGATTGTTTATGAGGGACGGTTAGAAACAATACTTAGTCCAACAGCGCCTGATCTGGATTACGGCTTAGCTATGGCAGGAAAATATCAGCAACACAGTAGGGAGGCCGTATAA
- a CDS encoding ABC transporter permease, producing MQSTTYRRTVIDRLAFLASPQPLWVTPVSILLILGIWELLCRSGLVSALYLPSPSAIVVTGFEMTVSGEILVNAKASLVRIAAGFILGSAAGILIGLATGFSRLAEAVGNPIIHALYPVPKIALLPLIILWLGIGELSKITIISLGVFFPVVINTYSGVKNVDPLLVKVAVSFRTGRVNLIRKVILPAALPVIFAGLKLAAGTSLLLLVAAEMIAAKEGLGAMILHYGDLMLTTKLMVGVLTLSFLGVLFNHGLNWIEKKLIPWRQGV from the coding sequence ATGCAGTCAACAACCTATCGGAGAACAGTAATTGACCGTCTAGCTTTTCTTGCCTCACCACAGCCACTGTGGGTCACTCCTGTCTCAATACTATTGATTCTGGGGATTTGGGAACTGCTTTGCCGCAGTGGCTTGGTGTCGGCGCTATATCTGCCATCTCCGTCGGCGATTGTAGTTACAGGCTTTGAGATGACTGTCAGTGGCGAGATTCTGGTGAATGCTAAGGCGAGCCTGGTCCGAATTGCAGCCGGATTTATCCTTGGCAGCGCTGCCGGTATCCTCATTGGCCTGGCAACAGGCTTTTCCCGGCTGGCTGAGGCGGTGGGCAATCCCATCATTCATGCTCTCTACCCGGTGCCAAAAATTGCGCTGCTTCCGTTAATTATCCTTTGGTTGGGCATCGGCGAACTATCCAAGATCACGATTATCAGCTTAGGCGTTTTCTTCCCAGTTGTCATCAATACCTACTCAGGAGTAAAAAATGTTGATCCGCTACTGGTAAAGGTGGCGGTCAGCTTCCGGACAGGACGTGTCAATTTAATCCGCAAAGTGATATTGCCGGCAGCATTGCCGGTGATTTTCGCAGGGCTGAAGCTCGCAGCCGGGACATCGTTGCTGCTTTTGGTCGCTGCAGAGATGATTGCTGCCAAAGAAGGCTTAGGGGCTATGATTTTGCATTATGGTGATTTAATGCTTACAACTAAATTAATGGTCGGTGTTTTGACGTTGTCTTTTTTAGGCGTACTTTTTAACCATGGATTGAATTGGATCGAGAAGAAACTGATTCCCTGGCGACAAGGCGTATGA
- a CDS encoding ABC transporter substrate-binding protein, producing MKKWVCLLIGILLVSLLASGCGKQVPPAAPKSPEAKKLSLAMLKLTSSAPLFIGIEKGFFKEQGIDLDVQWFEAAHPIAVATASNKVDIGATGITASLFNMVSGGQKLSIVADKGREQKGYSSSAVLVTTDLYQSGVRSIEQLKGKRVGITQTGSTFHYMIGRLLEAKGLSLKDIELVPLGKLSSLMASLESKQVDAVILNEPNITKVEKAGYGKVLVQVGDVIDYQTSGLFFSPNLTQDKDAAVRFLKGYIKSSRYYYDAALVKENGKLVPGKNFDEVVQIIAKYTGAPVEDIKIGLPYMDRDGKLLSQDIAVQIDWYLKNKMIEKAVDAKQVADTALFEEALRQVK from the coding sequence ATGAAAAAGTGGGTTTGTTTATTAATCGGAATTTTGCTAGTATCGTTGCTTGCTTCTGGCTGCGGCAAACAGGTGCCGCCAGCGGCTCCCAAATCGCCGGAAGCGAAGAAGCTCAGTTTAGCCATGTTGAAACTGACCAGTTCCGCGCCACTGTTTATCGGTATCGAAAAAGGTTTCTTTAAAGAACAAGGGATCGATCTTGATGTGCAATGGTTTGAGGCAGCGCATCCGATTGCAGTTGCGACAGCATCGAACAAGGTTGACATCGGGGCTACCGGCATTACCGCCAGTTTGTTTAATATGGTGTCAGGTGGTCAGAAACTTTCAATTGTTGCTGATAAAGGCCGTGAGCAGAAGGGCTATTCTTCCTCTGCGGTCTTGGTGACCACAGATTTGTATCAAAGCGGAGTTAGAAGTATTGAGCAATTGAAAGGTAAGCGTGTCGGCATCACGCAAACCGGCTCAACCTTTCATTATATGATTGGCCGTCTCTTGGAGGCCAAAGGCTTATCACTAAAAGACATCGAACTGGTTCCACTCGGCAAACTCAGCTCGTTGATGGCTAGTTTGGAAAGCAAACAAGTCGATGCAGTTATCCTCAATGAACCGAACATTACGAAAGTGGAAAAAGCCGGTTATGGCAAAGTGCTTGTTCAAGTTGGTGATGTGATCGATTATCAGACGTCAGGGCTATTTTTCTCCCCTAACTTGACGCAAGATAAAGACGCTGCTGTTCGCTTCTTAAAAGGCTATATCAAATCCAGCCGCTACTACTATGATGCTGCGTTAGTCAAGGAGAATGGTAAACTTGTCCCTGGCAAGAACTTTGACGAAGTGGTTCAAATCATTGCCAAGTACACTGGTGCACCGGTAGAGGATATCAAAATCGGATTGCCATACATGGATCGGGATGGCAAACTTCTTTCACAGGATATTGCGGTTCAGATTGACTGGTATTTAAAGAACAAGATGATTGAGAAAGCTGTCGATGCGAAGCAAGTCGCAGATACCGCTCTGTTTGAGGAAGCGTTGCGGCAGGTGAAATAG